A stretch of the Acomys russatus chromosome 23, mAcoRus1.1, whole genome shotgun sequence genome encodes the following:
- the LOC127206487 gene encoding olfactory receptor 11A1-like gives MMTLSWENQTMVVEFVLRGFSSILQLNISLFIMFFIFYILTVSGNILIVLLVLCNHALHTPMYFFLVNLSFLEVCYTSNIVPRMLLIIIADQKTISVAGCLAQFYFFGSLAATECLLLAVMSYDRYLAICQPLRYPILMTGSLCFRLAFGSWFCCFLLTAITMVLLCRQNFCGPNEIDHFFCDFAPLIHLSCMDTSLTETIAFATSSAVTLVPFLLITVSYSCILIAILRIPTVTGRRKAFSTCSSHLTVVTVFYGTLIATYLVPSANSSQYLRKGFSLLYTILTPMFNPIIYSLRNRDIHEALKKCLSKKSDFLI, from the coding sequence ATGATGACATTATCCTGGGAAAACCAAACAATGGTAGTGGAATTTGTTCTTCGAGGATTCTCTTCCATCCTGCAGCTAAATATTTCCCTCTTTATTATGTTCTTCATCTTCTACATCCTAACTGTTTCTGGAAACATCCTTATTGTTCTCCTAGTTCTGTGCAATCATGCTCTCCAcactcccatgtacttcttcctagTGAACCTGTCCTTTCTGGAGGTTTGCTACACCTCCAACATTGTCCCCAGGATGTTGCTGATTATCATAGCTGACCAGAAGACTATCTCAGTGGCTGGCTGCTTGGCACAATTCTACTTCTTTGGATCCCTTGCTGCAACAGAGTGCCTCTTGCTTGCTGTGATGTCCTATGACCGCTACCTTGCTATCTGTCAACCTCTCCGATATCCCATCCTGATGACTGGTTCTCTCTGCTTCAGGTTGGCTTTTGGGTCTTGGTTCTGCTGCTTTCTCCTCACTGCAATCACCATGGTCCTGCTGTGTAGACAAAACTTCTGTGGCCCTAATGAAATTGATCACTTCTTTTGTGACTTTGCCCCTTTGATCCATCTCTCCTGCATGGACACTTCATTGACTGAGACCATTGCCTTTGCCACCTCTTCTGCAGTCACTCTGGTACCATTTTTACTTATCACGGTTTCCTACTCATGCATACTCATTGCCATCCTAAGAATCCCAACTGTCACAGGCAGGAGAAAGGCTTTCTCCACCTGTTCTTCCCATCTCACTGTGGTCACAGTATTTTACGGAACACTGATCGCCACATATCTTGTACCCTCAGCCAACTCTTCCCAATACTTGCGTAAAGGATTTTCTCTGCTGTACACTATCCTGACACCCATGTTCAACCCCATTATCTATAGCCTGAGAAATAGAGACATACATGAAGCTTTGAAGAAATGCTTAAGTAAGAAGTCAGATTTTCTCATATAA